In the genome of Pseudomonas sp. HS6, one region contains:
- a CDS encoding methyl-accepting chemotaxis protein yields MKSLLYPAVSLMNRLSFGMKFSLISVLFLVPMLVTNFYLVRDSYREFQGTRVELQSLDLLGSSLTLRRDLETLNNLVQINVTLGQSGKAGNVEAQITGLEKSVLARLQGLTAMTEDPEQIKVFDAKRDEMIAAFKAQQTENSLQSKSALIGKLLGSAQIFSQIIASQAGLSRDTQSDIRQLSELVTAITPAITQTLGEGRAVGSYSLGQGFLNSSSSTRFDELLAQIEKLQGEYGLKLQDALGSSKAARDSLSAVADASKASLKQASEIFEEQVVVAETLDAPWQAFYDQVTGLMDRTYQLNEATLKFLDTQLQQRLAQNRTHMVLQAVALAVVFVLIFYLYGGFYASTRNTLKRLGAMMDKVAAGDMTVNFMAHSRDELGELGEVFNGTVRKIHDLIERVGHTVGEVERQAGQVENVSAQSNQAVAGQRTQIEQVATAMNQMSATSLEVARSAAAAVSSAHSVNDETISGRGLVESQQGSIAALASEIDQSVLVINQLASDSQSISRVLEVIKSIAEQTNLLALNAAIEAARAGEQGRGFAVVADEVRTLAKRTQQSTEEIEQMIAKLHGGVGAAVKAMGVSHQMANGTVGQSEKVQQALENILGAVGMIVDQNQQIAAAVEQQTAVAHDIDQNIVEINRAGERTAEGAHQTENASRALSAQVVELKQLISAFRV; encoded by the coding sequence GTGAAGAGCTTGCTCTATCCCGCCGTCTCGCTGATGAACCGCTTGAGCTTCGGCATGAAGTTCAGCCTGATCAGCGTGCTGTTCCTGGTACCGATGCTGGTGACCAATTTCTATCTGGTGCGTGATTCCTATCGCGAATTCCAGGGCACCCGGGTGGAGTTGCAAAGCCTCGACCTGCTGGGCAGCAGCCTGACCCTGCGTCGGGATCTGGAAACCCTCAACAATCTGGTGCAGATCAACGTCACCCTCGGTCAGTCGGGCAAGGCCGGCAATGTCGAAGCGCAAATCACTGGCCTTGAGAAAAGCGTACTGGCGCGCTTGCAAGGGCTGACGGCCATGACCGAGGACCCGGAGCAGATCAAGGTCTTCGATGCCAAGCGCGATGAAATGATTGCCGCGTTCAAGGCCCAGCAAACGGAGAACTCCCTGCAAAGCAAAAGTGCCCTGATCGGCAAGCTGCTCGGCAGCGCACAGATTTTCAGTCAGATCATCGCCAGCCAGGCCGGTCTGAGCCGCGACACCCAGAGCGATATCCGTCAACTCAGCGAACTGGTCACTGCGATCACGCCGGCCATTACCCAGACCCTCGGTGAAGGCCGGGCCGTGGGCTCTTACTCGTTGGGGCAGGGGTTTCTCAACAGCTCCTCCAGCACCCGGTTCGATGAACTGCTGGCGCAGATCGAAAAGCTTCAGGGCGAGTACGGGCTGAAACTGCAGGATGCGTTGGGCTCAAGCAAGGCCGCACGCGATTCACTGAGTGCAGTGGCCGACGCCAGCAAGGCCTCGCTGAAGCAGGCCAGCGAAATATTCGAAGAGCAAGTGGTGGTCGCCGAGACCCTCGATGCCCCATGGCAAGCTTTTTATGATCAAGTCACCGGGCTGATGGACCGGACTTATCAGCTCAACGAAGCCACCCTGAAATTCCTCGATACCCAATTGCAGCAACGCCTGGCGCAGAACCGCACGCACATGGTGTTGCAGGCCGTGGCGCTGGCGGTGGTGTTCGTGTTGATTTTCTATCTCTATGGCGGCTTCTACGCCTCGACCCGTAACACCCTCAAACGCCTGGGCGCGATGATGGACAAAGTCGCGGCCGGGGACATGACGGTCAACTTCATGGCCCACAGCCGCGATGAACTGGGCGAACTGGGCGAGGTGTTCAATGGCACGGTGCGCAAAATCCACGACCTGATCGAGCGAGTTGGGCATACCGTCGGCGAAGTCGAGCGTCAGGCCGGGCAAGTGGAAAATGTCTCGGCGCAAAGCAATCAGGCCGTGGCCGGTCAGCGCACCCAGATCGAGCAAGTGGCCACGGCCATGAACCAGATGTCGGCCACTTCACTGGAAGTGGCGCGCAGCGCGGCGGCAGCGGTGAGCAGCGCCCACAGCGTCAACGATGAAACCATCAGCGGACGTGGCCTGGTGGAGTCGCAGCAGGGCAGCATCGCGGCCCTGGCCAGCGAGATCGATCAGTCGGTGCTGGTGATCAACCAGTTGGCCAGCGACAGCCAGTCGATTAGCCGGGTGCTGGAGGTGATCAAGAGCATCGCCGAGCAAACCAATCTGCTGGCGCTCAACGCGGCTATCGAAGCGGCGCGGGCCGGTGAGCAGGGCCGGGGTTTTGCGGTGGTGGCGGACGAAGTGCGGACACTGGCCAAACGCACTCAGCAATCGACCGAAGAAATCGAGCAGATGATCGCCAAGTTGCACGGCGGGGTCGGTGCAGCGGTGAAAGCCATGGGCGTCAGTCATCAGATGGCCAACGGTACGGTCGGGCAGTCGGAAAAGGTCCAGCAGGCGCTGGAAAACATCCTCGGTGCGGTAGGCATGATCGTCGATCAGAATCAGCAGATCGCCGCTGCGGTGGAGCAGCAGACCGCTGTCGCCCATGACATCGACCAGAACATCGTCGAGATCAACCGCGCCGGTGAACGCACGGCCGAAGGTGCGCATCAGACCGAAAACGCCAGTCGCGCACTGTCGGCGCAGGTGGTTGA
- the ampE gene encoding regulatory signaling modulator protein AmpE, with amino-acid sequence MSFLVLLLAVWIEKFSALRHRVQRDGGWIRELHKLESGHLAKRPWLVLVILVLLPVALLGLLLLVLDPIAYGLLALPVHLLVVIYSLGRGDLLGGLGPFRDAWRREDLQAAAHVAKRDLDICAESGEQLLEQVQRHLLWQAYQSFFAVIFWYFLLGPVAALSYRLLALAEENAQNPALAERAGQLRHAFDWVPVRLLAASFALVGNFVAVSRVMLHELLNWNISAAQLINKVGLAAGEIPPAAVGPEGINTLDCLWELLLRAAVLWYAGFALWTVLH; translated from the coding sequence ATGAGTTTTCTGGTGTTACTGCTGGCGGTCTGGATCGAGAAGTTCTCGGCCCTGCGCCATCGGGTTCAACGCGATGGCGGATGGATCCGCGAACTGCACAAGCTTGAAAGTGGCCATCTGGCAAAACGCCCGTGGCTGGTGCTGGTTATTCTGGTGCTTTTACCGGTGGCGTTGCTGGGGTTGCTGCTGTTGGTGCTGGACCCGATCGCCTACGGCCTGCTGGCCTTGCCGGTGCATTTGCTGGTGGTGATTTACAGCCTGGGGCGCGGCGATCTGCTCGGCGGTCTCGGCCCGTTCCGCGATGCCTGGCGTCGGGAAGACTTGCAAGCGGCCGCCCATGTGGCCAAGCGCGATCTGGATATCTGTGCCGAAAGTGGCGAGCAATTGCTGGAGCAAGTGCAGCGCCATCTCTTGTGGCAGGCCTACCAGAGCTTCTTCGCAGTGATTTTCTGGTACTTCCTGCTCGGCCCGGTTGCAGCGCTGAGCTATCGCCTGCTGGCCCTGGCTGAAGAAAACGCACAGAACCCGGCGCTGGCCGAACGGGCAGGGCAACTGCGACATGCCTTCGACTGGGTGCCGGTACGCCTGCTGGCGGCGAGTTTCGCCCTGGTCGGCAACTTCGTTGCGGTCAGTCGGGTCATGCTGCATGAACTGTTGAACTGGAACATCAGCGCCGCGCAATTGATCAACAAGGTTGGCCTGGCCGCCGGGGAAATCCCGCCCGCCGCCGTCGGCCCGGAAGGCATCAACACCCTCGATTGCCTGTGGGAACTGCTGCTGCGTGCCGCCGTGTTGTGGTATGCCGGATTTGCGCTGTGGACCGTGCTGCACTAG
- the ampD gene encoding 1,6-anhydro-N-acetylmuramyl-L-alanine amidase AmpD, which yields MQLDPASGWCHGVQVCPSPNFNERPAGEVSLLVIHNISLPPAQFATGKVQEFFQNRLDVTEHPYFAGIADLRVSAHFLIERDGKVTQFVSCLERAWHAGVSVFDGRETCNDFSVGIELEGTDDLPFTDAQYQALIVLTGHLQKAFPAITVERICGHSDIAPGRKTDPGPAFDWARYRAALAQEEGQ from the coding sequence ATGCAGTTGGATCCCGCAAGCGGTTGGTGTCACGGGGTGCAGGTGTGCCCGTCGCCCAACTTCAATGAACGCCCGGCGGGCGAAGTGTCCCTGTTGGTCATCCACAACATCAGCCTGCCGCCGGCGCAGTTTGCCACCGGCAAGGTGCAGGAATTTTTCCAGAATCGTCTGGATGTCACGGAGCATCCCTATTTTGCAGGGATCGCCGACCTGCGCGTCTCCGCGCATTTCCTGATCGAACGTGACGGCAAGGTCACCCAGTTTGTCTCCTGTCTTGAGCGTGCCTGGCATGCCGGCGTTTCGGTGTTCGACGGGCGGGAAACCTGTAACGATTTTTCCGTGGGCATCGAACTCGAAGGTACCGATGATCTGCCGTTCACCGATGCGCAGTATCAGGCGTTGATCGTGCTGACCGGCCATTTGCAAAAAGCGTTTCCGGCGATCACTGTCGAACGTATCTGCGGACACAGCGACATCGCGCCCGGACGCAAGACCGACCCTGGACCCGCGTTCGACTGGGCACGCTACCGCGCAGCCCTGGCACAAGAGGAAGGACAATGA
- a CDS encoding DUF1631 domain-containing protein encodes MHNDGNVVPLHKAATDQATHSPLARLPVILLQVRDKAAQRLRNGLQELFDNADDTLFEMADRARNDVEQNIFFEAMRDLRLKRKNIERGFLEQFFEAFVGLTQYDPAQNVVSHALQYEDTSARTDDMERSVAIETMVGRVLNRDGFALDQLTTRFSALLGKSLDDQHNPLGPALLCEYFLQAGRNLGVEIKVKLILLKLFERYVLADTDQLFAEANQLLVATGVLPELKPAPARRARDHVSASVHSEFDDLDQSPADAGVQEVFAALQELLLHVRGSVAPTLEPSAATQPISTRDLLRLLSHLQQYVPVLAGQEDFDLRNQLEQLLTRVSVKSGKSRIVGGADEDVINLVAMVFDCILDDRNLPDSLKALIARLQIPMLKVAVIDKSFFSRSSHPARRLLNEIAEAAMGWGECDGEARDSLYLRIEQVVQRLLTDFVDDPAIFSELLADFLTFTSDERRRSELLEQRLRDAEEGRAKTELARLRVEQALNQAMLGKVLPPSVVTFVQTAWSKVLLLTCLKHGDQSAEWQADVQTMEQLIWSVQRHEGAESGLRLLSLVPGLLKSLRDGLSSSAFDPFATSEFFSALEALHVRLLQPSVESDQAESPPMIQVSQAIVLQTADEGNPMLVPERLPADEASLRQVDQLRLGSWVAFEEDEEHTLRCKLAAIIEATGKYVFVDRTGMKVQERNRVALAMEFRRGTVRALDDTLLFDRALESVLGNLRRLNRGK; translated from the coding sequence ATGCACAACGACGGGAATGTAGTGCCTTTGCACAAGGCCGCTACCGATCAGGCGACCCATTCGCCGCTCGCCCGCCTGCCTGTGATTCTGCTTCAGGTTCGCGACAAGGCTGCACAGCGCCTGCGCAACGGTTTGCAGGAACTGTTCGATAACGCCGACGACACGCTGTTCGAGATGGCCGACCGGGCGCGCAACGACGTCGAACAGAACATCTTCTTCGAAGCCATGCGCGATTTGCGCCTCAAGCGCAAGAACATCGAGCGCGGCTTTCTCGAGCAATTCTTCGAGGCGTTTGTCGGCCTCACTCAATATGATCCCGCCCAGAATGTCGTGTCTCATGCATTGCAGTACGAAGACACCTCGGCACGCACCGACGACATGGAGCGCAGTGTCGCCATCGAGACCATGGTCGGTCGTGTGCTGAATCGCGACGGTTTCGCCCTTGATCAATTGACCACGCGGTTCAGCGCACTGCTGGGCAAATCCCTTGATGATCAACACAACCCGCTGGGCCCCGCGCTGCTGTGTGAGTATTTCCTGCAGGCCGGGCGCAATCTGGGCGTGGAGATCAAGGTCAAGCTGATTCTGCTCAAACTGTTCGAGCGCTATGTGTTGGCCGATACCGACCAGCTCTTCGCGGAGGCTAATCAACTGTTGGTTGCCACGGGCGTGTTGCCCGAGCTGAAACCGGCACCGGCCCGACGGGCGAGGGATCATGTTTCGGCCAGCGTGCACAGTGAGTTCGACGATCTCGATCAATCGCCGGCGGACGCGGGTGTGCAGGAGGTCTTTGCCGCACTCCAGGAGTTGCTGTTGCACGTGCGCGGCAGCGTCGCGCCGACCCTTGAGCCAAGCGCGGCGACCCAGCCGATTTCCACTCGCGACCTGCTGCGCCTGCTCTCGCACTTGCAGCAGTACGTGCCGGTGCTGGCGGGGCAGGAGGATTTCGATCTGCGCAATCAGCTTGAACAACTGCTGACGCGGGTCAGCGTGAAAAGCGGAAAGTCGCGGATCGTTGGTGGTGCCGATGAGGATGTGATCAACCTGGTCGCCATGGTTTTCGACTGCATTCTTGATGACCGAAATCTGCCGGATTCGCTCAAGGCGTTGATTGCCAGGTTGCAGATCCCGATGTTGAAAGTTGCGGTGATCGATAAGAGCTTTTTCAGCCGCAGTAGCCACCCGGCGCGACGTCTGCTCAATGAAATCGCCGAAGCGGCGATGGGCTGGGGTGAATGCGACGGTGAGGCGCGCGACAGCCTTTATCTGCGCATCGAGCAAGTGGTTCAGCGGCTGCTGACGGACTTCGTCGATGACCCGGCGATTTTCTCAGAGTTGCTGGCCGACTTCCTCACCTTTACCAGCGACGAGCGCCGCCGCAGTGAACTGCTTGAGCAGCGTCTGCGCGATGCCGAAGAGGGCCGGGCGAAAACCGAACTGGCCCGCCTGCGTGTCGAACAGGCGCTGAACCAGGCGATGCTGGGCAAAGTCCTGCCGCCGTCGGTGGTGACCTTCGTCCAGACGGCCTGGAGCAAAGTGTTGCTGCTGACCTGCCTCAAGCACGGCGATCAGTCTGCCGAATGGCAAGCCGACGTGCAGACCATGGAGCAGTTGATCTGGAGTGTGCAGCGGCACGAAGGTGCCGAGTCAGGCCTGCGCTTGCTGTCGCTGGTGCCAGGACTGCTCAAGTCGCTGCGTGACGGGCTCAGCAGTTCAGCTTTCGACCCGTTCGCCACCAGCGAGTTTTTCAGCGCGCTGGAGGCATTGCACGTTCGTTTGCTTCAGCCCTCCGTCGAGTCGGATCAGGCTGAATCGCCGCCGATGATCCAGGTGTCTCAGGCCATCGTTTTGCAGACCGCCGACGAAGGTAATCCTATGCTGGTCCCGGAGCGGTTGCCGGCGGATGAGGCGAGCCTGCGTCAGGTCGATCAATTGCGCCTGGGCAGTTGGGTGGCGTTCGAAGAAGATGAAGAACACACCTTGCGCTGCAAACTGGCGGCGATCATCGAGGCGACCGGCAAGTACGTGTTTGTCGACCGCACCGGGATGAAAGTACAGGAGCGCAATCGCGTCGCCCTGGCCATGGAGTTCCGTCGCGGGACGGTGCGGGCGCTGGATGACACCTTGCTGTTCGACCGCGCGTTGGAGTCGGTACTTGGCAATCTGCGGCGGCTCAATCGCGGCAAGTGA
- the nadC gene encoding carboxylating nicotinate-nucleotide diphosphorylase produces MPNLRLADLTAEIEANVRRALLEDIGSGDITAQLIPAERLAKATIITRDAAIICGTAWVDAVFRQLDPRVAVHWQVRDGERVSPNQPLFHLEGPARSLLTGERSALNFLQLLSGVATRAQYLADFVAETDVKLLDTRKTLPGLRLAQKYAVTCGGCHNHRIGLYDAFLIKENHIAASGGIPQAIAAAHKIAPGKPVEIEVESLDELKEALTAGADIIMLDELSLDDMREAVRLNGGKAKLEASGGINESTLLPIAQTGVDYISIGAMTKDVKAVDLSMRLSL; encoded by the coding sequence ATGCCGAATCTACGTCTCGCCGATTTGACCGCCGAAATCGAAGCCAACGTGCGCCGTGCGTTGCTCGAAGACATCGGCAGCGGCGACATCACCGCGCAACTGATCCCGGCCGAACGCCTGGCCAAAGCCACCATCATCACCCGCGACGCCGCCATCATCTGTGGTACGGCCTGGGTCGATGCAGTGTTCCGTCAGCTCGATCCACGGGTGGCAGTGCATTGGCAGGTGCGCGATGGCGAACGGGTTTCGCCGAACCAGCCGTTGTTTCACCTGGAAGGCCCGGCCCGCTCGCTGCTGACCGGCGAACGGAGCGCCCTGAACTTTCTGCAGTTGCTATCCGGGGTGGCAACCCGCGCGCAATACCTTGCGGACTTCGTCGCCGAAACCGACGTGAAACTGCTCGACACCCGCAAGACCCTGCCGGGCCTGCGTCTGGCGCAGAAGTATGCGGTGACTTGCGGCGGTTGCCATAACCATCGCATCGGCCTGTACGACGCGTTCCTGATCAAGGAAAACCACATTGCCGCCAGCGGCGGAATCCCGCAGGCCATTGCCGCCGCGCACAAGATCGCGCCGGGCAAACCGGTGGAAATCGAAGTGGAAAGCCTGGATGAACTGAAGGAAGCGCTGACGGCCGGTGCCGACATCATCATGCTCGACGAACTGAGCCTCGATGACATGCGCGAAGCCGTACGCCTGAATGGCGGCAAGGCGAAACTGGAAGCCAGCGGCGGCATCAACGAAAGCACGTTGCTGCCGATTGCACAGACCGGGGTGGATTACATCTCGATCGGCGCGATGACCAAGGACGTGAAGGCCGTGGACCTGTCAATGCGCCTGAGTCTCTGA